GTCCGGGTGCAGTGCCGTGATCCCAATCTCGGCACGCTGACTCCTGTCGTAGCGGTGGTAATCATCCGTGCAGATCACCGTGACATTATCTGGCCCCAACACCTGTGCAATACCTTTAGTCAGCGTTGTTTTACCGGCGGCGCTGTCGCCAACTATGCCAAGGATAATGGGACGAGAAGTCATAGTTCTTGCTCTACTGATGCTAAAAGAATTCTTAATAGATTTAATTTTATGAGTTTATGGGTACGGGGATCAATCCTCGCTATGACTTTCTATGTCAATCTCTATAACAATGCCCAAGTCCGATCGAAATATAACTCAACACTCCTTCGCGCCAGAAAAGTGGATCGATACTCGCTCCTGTACTCTAGGTTGTCTGGGCTATGTAGCTGGAATCTTAACTTTGCCAATCGTTGTATTTCTGACGTTGAATACACCTGATGCCAGAAAGCAACGGTTTTTGGAGCGCAAAACGAATGAATGTCAGCGATGCGACCTATCTAACCAGGATCTATCACTCAGGCAGTTTAACAATGCAGATTTCTCAAAAGCAAATTTGCAAAATGTGGTTTTAGGAGGCGCTAAATTAAGGAACGCAAAATTTTCCTATGCTAATCTCAAACACTCTGTTCTGCGGCAAGCTAATCTAGAAAATGCAAATTTTGATGGTGCGAATTTGTCTCAAGCGGATTTTCGTTGTGGTGCCGGGACTTGCACCTATCTGAGCGGTACAAGCTTTAAAAATGCAAATTTAACAGGGGCTAATTTTCAATCTGTTGGGTTCACACCAGTAGGTGAGATAGGGTTGCCAAATGTTGATTTCACAGGAGCAGATTTGAGGGAAGCAAACTTTAATGGTGCGAGCTTAAAGGGTGCCTTGCTGGAACGAGCCAAATTCTGTAAAACAAGGATGCCGGATGGAAAAATTTCCAACCGAGACTGCTAAATTTACAGTTTCATTCTCCTCTATACTCTAGGCAATCTTTGGTGGCGAATGCCCACCCTACACAAAATTTTTATTTAAAAATTTGCCAATCAACACTGTAAGTGACACTGAAGAAAAAGTCATCGTAATCAATATACGATTCGCTAGAATTTCCGGTCGTTAAACCACCTCTAACGCTTATTTGGCTATCGCTCGATACTTGGTAAGTTAAGCGCCCTAGCAGGCGCTGATAATAGTCTTCGCGCAGTGTCTTAGTGTAGTCGAGAAAGCTAAATTGGTAATCCAAACCAACCTGTAAATTCTTTTGCAAATAGTAGCTAAAAGAAAGGGATAAATAATTGATAATTCGACTGCGGCTATCCGGATCGGCAAAACTGAAACGAACGTCGTAGTAAGAATCCAGAGCCAGCCGTCGAGTCAGCCAATCTCTTCGAGAAAGGGACAGGTAAGCGGAATGTTCGTTTAAAAAGCGATCGCCATTACTTGCCCTAAAATATTGTTGATTGCTCCAACCTACTTCGCCGAAGGTATTAGAGCCAATTCGTTTGTTAATACCGGTTCTGAATCTGACAAAATTGTAATCGTACTGCGATTCATTCAGATAGCGAATTAGATAACCATCGATCGAAGTAGTTAAATAAGTTCCCTTTCTCAACATTGGTGCCGACCAGATCGTTACGCTGGGAATAAACTGGCTATCTGAAATCGGATCGACCCCAGAAAAAACGTTGCTGGTGTAAAAATAACTGATTCTGGGCACTACATGGATAATTGGCTGAGGCTGACGTGGCGGCACTTTCCTTTCCCGCAGGCGCAGCCTACCCAAATCTGGATCGTCTTCCGTTGCAGAAGGTTGCGACTGTTGTTGTGTTGGTGCAGGTGTAGAGGTGGGGGAAGGCGATGGTGTTGGTTGAATTTCTTGTGCAGGCTTTCCGGCTGGCTGCTGCGCCAGAGAAGCACGATCGATCGAACTAAAATCAGACAATGCTTCTAATTCTTCTAAAGTTGCTACTACGTTTAGCCGCTCATCAATATCGAGATGTTGATTAATTATCGGAACTTGCAAACTGGCGCTACTCAAGTCTGCTGCGGAAAAGCTATATGCTGAAGATATTGCGGCTGGGGACAGTCGATCGTCCGAGCTGCGATCGCCCCTTGGAAAAATAATTTGTTTCGCCAGTAGGTTAGCTGTATCGGTTTGTGGAATATGAGAGTGTATTCTTAGCACCTTTGGGATTACAGGCGTTGTCAGAGATGGCGCACCTGCTTCAGATAGCCTTCCATAAGGTGATAGCTGCCATTGGGAATCGGTTAACAACCTCACGCATTGCGTCAGAAAGTTCTGTTTGGAAGTCAGGGAAATGCTACTTGGCGTCGAAGATTCGGACTGGTGGCGAAGAAGCGATCGAGTGTAGGGAGATCGAGCAGTTACAAAGCACTCCTTATCGTTTATCCGTTCAAAACTAGAGGATATCTTTGAAGCCAATTGGAGAGAAGAAGCAACTTCCCGATCGCCAAATGGATCGGACGCGATCGCCGCCAATCCAACAGAAGACCAGACTGCGCTACTCGATACTAACAAAATCGAAAACGCGAAATATGAGCCCCATTCCCCTTGCACCTTTGAGAGGCGGTGCTTGCAAAGCGAGACATTTCCTGTCTTTTCCATTTCTGAACAGCATTCAAAATCAGTCAGTCGCACAAACTTAGATTGTGGCTTGAAATTACCAGCAAATAAAGATCTTTTTACTGTCAAAACGTCACCTTTAGCAAAGGGTGTTTCCTTAAGCCATACTAGCTCGTGGGCGTAGCGCTTTCGCTGATAGCTGGTGTATTGCTTGAGGAGTATAGCTTTAGGCTGAAATTTATTCAAAGTAGATTTTGAATCCCCCTCAGTACCATCGATTCGATCGCACCCGCTCCACGAGTTAGATCTCTAGATTAAAAAATAACCTATAAAGTGATAATAAGAGTTTTTTATGCTTTTCTGGTGAGTATAGCTGCTTTTTACTGCCGTTTACTCCCCTTTATACTCCTTAACAATTAGGCGTTTCAGTAATGATTTTGTAGGATGGAAGTAAAGGGTTTGCCTTTATCGGCTTTGGTATGGGTTAAATATTCCAACTTTGGGAAAGATCCATGTCTCATAAATTACTTCTGCTCCTGGGCTTAATTTTGTGGAGCATTATGACACTGCCTCTACCTCCAGAGGCTAGTGCGGAAATGCCATTAACTAAAGCCGTTATTCAGAGCCTACGCAACCTAGTGCGGTTAATCCCACAAAATCAAACAGGGCGTCCGGCCCGTGTATCCGATCCGGTGAACCCTGGAGATTCCTTGGCTACAGGTCGAGAATCTCTAGCAGAATTGCGCTTCAATGATGGTTCTCTGGCACGGGTTGGCGAACAAGCAGTATTCCAGTTTTTGCCGAATACGCGAACCTTTCGATTGTCCAATGGTACCGCACTACTCCTGATCCCGCCAGGACGCGGTACGACCCGCGTGCAAACTCCCAATGCCAGAGCTGGAATTCGGGGATCTGCTTTATTCGTGCGCTACAACCCCGAAACTGACACCACAGTCGTAGGAGCCCTGACAGATAGTAACATCGAAGTATTTAATCAAAATAGTTCCCAACGAGAGGGGCTGCAAGCCGGTCAGCTTGCTGTAATTGTTAAAGACAGAATAGAGCGTGTATTAGATTTCGATCTCAGAACATTTTATGAAACTAGCGGTCTGGTAAGAGGACTAAACCTGACTCAGCCTGGAGATAAAACTAATCCAGATGCAGCAATAGCCGAGGTTCAATCCGAAACTTCTGCCGCCGTTACAGGACAGACTCCCATCACCGGTAATGACGTAATTGAAAACCCAAATTTCATCCAGCTGCCTGCCACTTCATCAGATTTAGCCAATCCTGGTAGCAGGAT
This Aerosakkonema funiforme FACHB-1375 DNA region includes the following protein-coding sequences:
- a CDS encoding FecR family protein, with product MSHKLLLLLGLILWSIMTLPLPPEASAEMPLTKAVIQSLRNLVRLIPQNQTGRPARVSDPVNPGDSLATGRESLAELRFNDGSLARVGEQAVFQFLPNTRTFRLSNGTALLLIPPGRGTTRVQTPNARAGIRGSALFVRYNPETDTTVVGALTDSNIEVFNQNSSQREGLQAGQLAVIVKDRIERVLDFDLRTFYETSGLVRGLNLTQPGDKTNPDAAIAEVQSETSAAVTGQTPITGNDVIENPNFIQLPATSSDLANPGSRIDNPIDTPGFDRNFGQPNGPNPFNSNPALENPPLEGAEILLNQENPPSPPVNPPVEPPPPPPPPPVNPPAEPPPPPPPPPPVGSGNGPPDSPGNSNNGPPGTPGNPGNSGNNGPPDSPGNSNNGPPGTPGNPGNSGNNGPPEA
- a CDS encoding pentapeptide repeat-containing protein, with the protein product MSISITMPKSDRNITQHSFAPEKWIDTRSCTLGCLGYVAGILTLPIVVFLTLNTPDARKQRFLERKTNECQRCDLSNQDLSLRQFNNADFSKANLQNVVLGGAKLRNAKFSYANLKHSVLRQANLENANFDGANLSQADFRCGAGTCTYLSGTSFKNANLTGANFQSVGFTPVGEIGLPNVDFTGADLREANFNGASLKGALLERAKFCKTRMPDGKISNRDC
- a CDS encoding porin family protein — translated: MNKFQPKAILLKQYTSYQRKRYAHELVWLKETPFAKGDVLTVKRSLFAGNFKPQSKFVRLTDFECCSEMEKTGNVSLCKHRLSKVQGEWGSYFAFSILLVSSSAVWSSVGLAAIASDPFGDREVASSLQLASKISSSFERINDKECFVTARSPYTRSLLRHQSESSTPSSISLTSKQNFLTQCVRLLTDSQWQLSPYGRLSEAGAPSLTTPVIPKVLRIHSHIPQTDTANLLAKQIIFPRGDRSSDDRLSPAAISSAYSFSAADLSSASLQVPIINQHLDIDERLNVVATLEELEALSDFSSIDRASLAQQPAGKPAQEIQPTPSPSPTSTPAPTQQQSQPSATEDDPDLGRLRLRERKVPPRQPQPIIHVVPRISYFYTSNVFSGVDPISDSQFIPSVTIWSAPMLRKGTYLTTSIDGYLIRYLNESQYDYNFVRFRTGINKRIGSNTFGEVGWSNQQYFRASNGDRFLNEHSAYLSLSRRDWLTRRLALDSYYDVRFSFADPDSRSRIINYLSLSFSYYLQKNLQVGLDYQFSFLDYTKTLREDYYQRLLGRLTYQVSSDSQISVRGGLTTGNSSESYIDYDDFFFSVTYSVDWQIFK